The Larimichthys crocea isolate SSNF chromosome XII, L_crocea_2.0, whole genome shotgun sequence region GATCTTTCCAGACTTTACCTGTCACTCCCACGACCGGTCTATAAAAACCACACCTGCGCTGACGTCATCGCGTTGGGAGGAGCGTGCGTGCGTGATGACGCAGCAGCGCTCGATGAAAACAGACAGCTCAGCGGCTAACGGCCACAAACGGCACGATTAACCCggacagacattttaatttatctgtttttaatatcATATCACCGCCTTCAACTGTGGCACGACAGACCTGCAAGAAAACGAGACGTggtgagtaaaaataaaaaatagaaacaacgaacaaagctaatgttagctgtcaGATAGCCAGCCTAGCTTAGTCAGCTTGATTAACGATGGATTAACGACGGACAGACATGAACCCAGCGTGTTtattatgtataaatatatttatattcttatatatGTTTGTCACTGAATCATGTTTCCTGGAAAAGACAACCTAATGTTTGTTATCGCTTAGCGACACGTAAGCTAGCTaagcttgtgttttgtttttctgtttgaaaaaCTTCAGATCtgctcagagagacagagatgtctGATTTTAGTTTAGTCGTGTCTCTGTTGTTAGATCGTGAGCATCGTGATCAGCTGTGAACAGCACAGGTTATGTAACCGAGCCCAGCTTTgagttagcctagcttagctcAGCTAGCGGCGGTGGTCCAGCTGTGAAGTCAGAGTTTTTTAGTTTCCAGATGTTTACTCGATCAACAAAACATCTGGGAGACACAATCAGCGACTGCTCCGAGCTGACACGAGCTGTGTGAGTGATAAGCGTTTGAATGAAGTTGTTACAACTCTTCAAAGTCACGATGACTTGGCTGATCTCGCCTGAGCAGAGGTTAGCAGCTGACAGGCGGTGAGTCATGTAAACACCAAAcatcttgtttttcctccaggTTGGTTTCATCGCTGTCACACTCTGAAGACTTTTCTGCAATGGAGTTTCCAGATCTGGGCGAGCACTGCAGCGAGAAGACCTGCAAACGTTTAGGTGAGTCCAGTctggagaaaacatgaaagtgtgtcaccagtttttttttaatcgggCTGACTTTGACTCGTGTGCTCTGTGTGGCAGATTTTCTTCCCATGAGATGTGACGCCTGCCAAGAGATCTTCTGCAAGGACCACATAACCTATGCAAATCACAAGTGCATGTCATCCTACAAAAAGGTAACTTAAGTTCACTTTTATACTGcgaatgtgtttttaattttcttcctGTGAAGCCCAGAAAAAAAGCTTGTAGTAATATGTAGGCGGGGTAATACGCAATTTACAAAACTGTGTTGAGCATAGTGAGAGAGAAGAACATTTTAACAGTAGTGTAAAGTAGAAGTGGTCTAAAATCTaagataatttaacattttccagTCACATCAGTGCACAGTCCATGTAGAAAAGctctattttattctatttagcCACCATGTCAGTGATCTCCTAAAATCGATATTGGCATCAGTCTCTGCAGTCCTGTCCGAGTTCAGTtgtacacatttttttcttatacagtgtgtgtttaagtttATTATAAGTGAACTAACTTGTGTTTTTGGATCATTTATTGCTTTAAATTTGAAGAGAAGTATCATCAATGACTGTTTCATGGTGCGTTAGTGCTCATAAAGAAATCCTGATAACCTTTGTGTGATATTCTGGGTCAAGATTCTGTTTCGAATGGTATTAAAGGAACCGTCGTGTTCTTCATATCCAGGTTTACAGAGTTGACAGCAGTGGTGATGGTAATATAAACTGTATTcgagtgtatgtatgtatgtatgtatataatgtaacataacctcttgagtgtgttttgttttccacgTAGGATGTCCAGGTCCCAGTATGCCCTCTGTGTAACATCCCCATCCCCatcaagagaggagagatgcCCGACATTAAAGTCGGCGAACACATTGATCGAGATTGCAAATCGGACCCTgcgcagagaaagagaaaggttaATATGAAACGGAGGTGTTTCACCTTTTGAATCAGTTCAAATCTACaccatgataataataactttctctccttctttcagatttttacaaataaatgttCTAAAGGAGGCTGTAAGCAGAAGGAAATGATGCGAGTGACCTGTGATCAGTGTCATTTAAATTACTGTCTTAAACACCGGCACCCTCTAGACCATGATTGTAAGACTGATGGAAAACCTTTGTCCAAACCAGGGTGGGTACAGTCACACTATATGCTTTTTAGATCTTTTAGTTCTTCTGTCTAAAATATCTCAGTTAGAGTGACttcgtgttttgttttagaCACGCTGCCTCAATGAGGGCTCAAGGTGcttcctccacctccgcctCGGGCTCTAGTTCATCTTCTTCAGGACACTCTAGACCTGTTTCTAACGGTGTGAGCGCAAACACCAGAGGACACAACAGCGGGTAAGCACGTCTTCTCAGtattgagtttaaaaaaaaaaagttgaatataaAACCGTCATTCTAATCAAGTTTTAAATAGACACCTAAAATATTAATTCACTTCTTGGttgtcttctccttctcctaGCTCCACCCAGCGGATCCCTACTTCTATTTCAGCACAGAATGTAATACCACCATCAGCATCCTTTCAGGCCGGCCTGGTATGCACTTTATTTACATGACCTCACcagattaacttttttttcttttccccaatgcaagaaaaatgtaaacatgagtgtgattctctctctctctcgtgctgTCACTGCAGACGGAGGAGCAGGCTTTACAAAGAGCTCTAGAGATGTCTTTGGCTGATTCGAGGCAGACGGTCCAGCCGACCCTTAGGTGAGGAAATGTCATCAAAACATCAGCTGAACATCACAGCTAACACACTTTAGAGggtgtaactgtgtgttttcctcaCTGATCGACGTTAAATGAATCTGATTTAATAAACGTCAGTGCTATCAAAATCAAGGTCAATCATTGCATAATAAGTCATGAGAAACATTCATTGACGGAAATATACAGTTCATGTTGTTTATAATTTATCAGTGATGTTCAACTGGGCTGCTTTTAACAGAGGTGAGGAACTTTACGTCAAACCCTTCAGTTTTCTACCAACCAGaagcaaatatttattttctttttttctggaaaaGCAACAGAAATATAATTTAAGAGTGCTCATCCTACATGTTTGTAAGGTTTACTCTCACTTTCATGCCACGCTTTCGGTTGTAAATCTCAAGTTGTGGGACATAGTTGGctatttaaacagatttatcACCATACCTcttcatatacacacacacacacacacacacacacacacacatgtgggcATTAGTTAAATCTACCGtatcaataataaacaatagTACTATAAATACTCTAAAACTGGCATATGCGTCTGATGCATTGTTGTCGGTGTCTCAGCCCTCAGGAGCAGGAGGATCTGGCTCTCGCTCAGGCTCTCGCTGCCAGTGAAGAAGAATACAGACGCCAGCAGCAGAGACAACAGGTACCCGGAAAGCTTAGCCGTCAGTAGCATGCTAACAGGAGCGCATAGAGGTACACTGTTGTCATGACAACCCATCctctttaaagttttttttttggcaaaagaTGAAAGCCTAATTATTCTTAAGTGCATTTTAATTATTACGTGAAATGTAACGTCTTCATTTCtaactgtgttttctctttttgtttagGGGAGAGAGTCCAAACAGTCCAACTGCAGCCTTTCTTAGTCTCCGACCACCATTTAGACGTCAAGCTGTGCTAATTATCTGCTAGACATCTGGAATATCAATTTCCAGAATCAACGATtgttaaatgaagaaataaacaacaaaaaaagaagtttgcTGAGATATTACCGCCTTCTACAATAtaagcacatactgtactttcCCAGCAGGATCTGTCATTTTTACTAATGATTTGCTCTGTACATATTTTCTATGCCGATCATGATAAATCCATTATATTACCATATATGAATATTGAATAAATTATTTCAAAGACGCACCCTGAGGTTTGCTGAATTGATTCAGATTTGTCGTCTAATTTTACACTGGAACTCCGAGGGGTTATCAGCAAGTCCGTTAGAGAAGTGTgatgtggaaatgaaatgaaataattattaattattattcagaTTTTCAGCAGGAGGGATTCGAGTCTGTTCATAGGTGCCTGCTCAGACAGTTTCTGATGAACGTGGGACAGTTGTATTCAATAAAATGCGATGTCTGTGCGTTATGAGcacacaaagctgtttttgttgttgttgttgttttcatgcacTTTAAGTTTTGGTCCTCAGACGTCATCAGGTAAACATGATGAGTTGTAGATAAAAGACAATACAGGTGGTCAACACTGAGTGTTTAAAAAACGTCATAACAATCCTTTGTTTTCGGAACTTTAAACCAAAGATATAATAACCTTGacagatttaaaatatatttttaaatatggcACATGAGAAGATAGAAGAAACGAGAGGGAGCAACTGAAAGATTCAGTAGGtgagatgttgtttttttaattgtttaaatgtgtatgttttaatatttttaaaatgatggacAAAAATTGATGAAGTCCTGAGAAATAGAAAACAGTTCACTACATATTTACAGTTCTTTATTgatgggtgtgtgagtgtgatagGAAAGAATGTTAATCTGCAATAACTGGTAATCGATGAATCCAATTATCAatcaaaaaatgcaaaacattttggatcagatgttttttttttagtttgaggATTTGATGCTTTTGCTGTATTAAATATGAACGTAAACTGAATAGTTGTGAGATTTGCACCGTTggattggacaaaacaagcgATTTGAAGACAAAATTGATAATGGGAACATTGGTGTCTATTTTttgacattaatttaaaaaaagaaaaacaaataaatacttgttaCTGTACGAGTTTGTACAGCAGAGGGCAGTAAGACTTCATAGATGATTTAAAGCTTTCACAGCAAGCTTTGACGTTTACACCTGTTTGTGTGAAAAGacctctgctgttttttatttattattctttatatatattctatatatattgtttttgctttcatgaCGAGGAGAAACACTGTCGGTTCACTGAGCTGCTTGATGTGACCAATATTGCCAGCAGAGGCATTTacataataatatttaataagcaCAGCTTGGGGCACCTCATCAACCTGCTGCTGTTAGTACAGTATGCGTCACAAAATAACTGATTACCATCATTAGAGTGCCAGTGATGCACATACCTGGGTTCAAAACACACTTTGTCTAAGTATTCGTCTGTGATCACGTGGAATGGCGTTTCATTCTTTAATGCTCTATACACAGTTTATTAAGAGTGTTCAAGCCTTTCCACTGAAGAGAATTATGCATTACATCTGACCAGTTGAAGCAACTTTCtgcatacatttgcatatttatgagGAAACTAATATTCATCTAACTGCTGTAAGTACTAAAAGCTTTACATGAGATTCGGAGGCCTTTGTGTACGATGTAAAGACAGTTATTATGTGAATCACCGTTATCACTAATAATTGGAGGAGACTCTGTAGAGATGACTCATTACACTGCATCATACTGCACCGTAAAGCCGTCGTCTACAAACGCTTTGAGCCTCCTCTgagttaaacacattttcaaagtgTCACCAATTACTTGAAGTTAAAAGTAGAAAATGGATGTTTGCAGAACTCTGTCAAACACGCTACTTGATGAGATGCAGTATTTTGTTGCCTCACAATTACCACCTTCAGTATTACAAATAGAGAGACGGTTGGTTGCTTAATGTAACATTTCcagttatttaattaaaattgtGCCCAATACACCACACAGAACTCTCACATTAGCCCCGGTGCTTGATATTGTTCAACAATTAAGCAGGCACTCCTCACATTCCTCTATACTTGTTACACAGGCTGAAGTGGAAGGGTCAATAGAGACAGAAGatcaaaatagaaaaacaacattttaaaatagaaattCTGGATGTGACTTCTGAAAAGGTCATTTCTCTGGGTGTAGAAAACATTCAGGCTCTGACACGTTTAAGATGAAGCTTTTTCGCCTCCGTTGTCTCAGAGGATCTTAGTCCAAGTTGTGACGAAGCTTGTTGAGGCGTAAGCTCGGTGCACCTGATGCCTGTGAATCAACAGCGTCCTTACCTAAAGTATCTTGTTCATTTAAGTAATGAATGGGGACATGACGTGCTCTGGATTGTTTGACTTTCTTGTGTGACGTGTGCGTGGGTGTAGAAAATGATTGAGCAATGTTGGCCATGAATCTAGTGTGTGTCTTCACAGTTAGGAGTTCAATATATGACTGCATACCGGCAGTGTTTTGTTAGTAGTGATGAAAATCTTCTGAAATGCAAATGTCAAGGTTTGTTTGGCCAAATGGTTATTTCCcacatttctgtaaaaaaaagaaaaaaagattgatcACATACATAAAATAGGTGTCGTTAATATCGACACCTATTTTATGTATGTgatcaatctttttttctttttgctttcaaGTTTACCCCTTAAGGATTTAAGATATGGAGGCTGAAGGTGGAAAATACAGAGTTTTATAACACAACTCCAATTTCCTGGTATCTTCAGTGTCATTTTCccacacagcaggaaaacaagAGAGTACCCAGAATGTGCCCCGTTGTGTTGGTGCGAATGCGCAGAAGTGTCAGAAACCATCTGATCTGGTTAATTTagaccaaaacacacaagaagTTCCAGATTAAACAGATAAATTACACATTATCATAAGAAGCTTTTGAGGGGGTTTTACAGAATTGATCGCTATGGTaacacaactgtgtgtgtgtgaaacagattCACTCATGCGAGTGCTCATGAGGATTTTACTTGAGCGGACCAGATGGTGAGTGAATATGGAGAAACACAGCTTGAGCATGCATCAGCTTGACTTGAGATGTCCAGCTGGTTCACTACCAGCACCAGTACCTGGGCTACTGGTTTGGCACAAATAGCTGTGGCGCAAAACAGCATCTTCATTTGCTGTATTAGCAGcggcagacagaaaacattgattttcttgCACATTCAGCTCTACCATACCACATACTGTGGTACATTTTATGATAGATGTTGTTATGGATTAAAATGTGATACAGTAATTACAGCTATTTAAACACTTAAAGCCAACGGCTTAGTAAGAGCTCTTAAGCTCAGTAGATACgattttattctgttatttttttttattgtaagtgCTAGGTGTACTTGACATTCATTGGGATTTGCAAGTGGGACAGACTGGGCAGGAAAAGCTCTGGCTGAGTGTAATTTTCCCACTTTAATTTCTTCCTACTATAATATCTTCAATCATTGAACAGATGAGTGGTGTACAAGATGAAAGCAGGTCAGAGTACAGGACACAGAAAAACTGACTGTAAGCTGTGTAAAATCAGTACATAGTGCTCAGATAATATCCCAGCTGTTAATACTGTATACCTGGATGAAAGTCTGTGTGACAAAGGGACAATTTAACAAAAGGTTAGTTAATTCTAATTTTGTATCAAGGTGGTAAGCAGTAAAGAAGAAGGAGGGTTCATTGTTTGGACACATTGTCTCATtcaatgattttgttttattttattactttcttcATTGCATATttacactgaagacactgaaacaataaaataaagcatttctaacatttatgtggtaaacaaaaaaagcacaatatgttttaagtggccatcttttgctttgatgagcTTCACGAGGTAGTCAGCTGGTATACTTCTGCCTGGTTAtacttttccttcactctgcggACCAACTCATCCCAAAGCATGTCATTTGGACTGGACCTGGCTTAGGTGGGGTCATTGTGGAGGATGGGttatctgatgcagcactctaTTGCTCTCTGTCTTGGTCAAATAGTCTTTACGTTGCctgcaggtgtgttttgggtcaatGTAAAACAATTGATGGTCCAACTAACTGCAAACCAGGTGGGATGGCATTGTTATGGTAGCCATGCTGCACcagcttcacagtgggaaccacacatgtagatgaCATCTGGATCTCACAGCAGTTGAAACCCAAAATCTCAAACTTGGAGTCATAGTACAGATTTCCACTCGTCTAATATTCATTCCTTGGGTTTGTTGGTCTAAGCAGCTCTCATCGTCTTGTTCATGTGTTGTGGTTTGCAGCGATGTGAGATGTGTatgctacttgaactctgtgaagcatttatgtcgGATCCAATCTGAGTTGCTGTTAATTGGcaatttctgaggctggtaactgtaatgaacttctctgcagcagaggcaaCTCTTAGTCTTCCTATCCTAACGAGAGACTGCTTCATTATAGCGTCTGATGGTTTTTGCGACTGCATTTGGAGACAAAATTCATGAAATCTTTGAAATAAACTGACCTTTATGTGTTGTCTCTTTACTAGTTGCTGTGGTGTAATAATATGGATtactaaaatagtaaaataggACTATTTTCTGTATGCCAATACTatctctgaacaacacaactgattGTGTCAAATGTATTAAGAGGGCAAGAAATTCCATTTGAAAACCATTTCTGGTAGCTAACtcatgcagtgtgtgcagtgtccTGATTGTCTTGATTCATGGTGAAGATGGTTTGATCGTTTGTCCACTGAGTACCAAATAGTACTCAGTTctgcttcacatttatttaattagtttGCAGTAATGTCACATTGGGCAGACAGCAAAATAAGTCACAAGTGTGTTGAATACATAACCTGGAGACTCAGTAAGGTAGTTGTCAGTTTCATGATGGAAGTAGAATAAAAGGTCACTCATTAGCCACTATTTCATAATTAATCAtggatttgtgatttttttttttctttaatgatgCTGATTGTTGTTTGGAATGACCTATAATTTTTCCAGGATCAAATGCTCaaagttcattttgtttgtcagtggtcattttgcttttttccaGTTGGACCATATAACATTCCTGGAACTTGTCGAGCCTATGGATGAATATGACAAGCCGATTGTGCATGGGCATTTCTGAGAGCTGCctatttttacacttcagctTCCATCAAGCCAGCTGTCCTTCATGTCTTCTGTGACTCTGTGCTTGTAATtgcctctgcttctcttttcacCAACACTAGATTCACAATTCAACCACCCCAAGGACACGGTGAGCATCTGCTTTAACTCTGCACTAGGATCAATAAAAAGCCAGTTCAGGTTAGTCATGCTCAGTCAGGGATGAAGCGCTCTTGGTCAAATTTATATCACAGGGCAGGTTATTACAACAAGTCATGTGTGTTCTCTAGAGACCAAACCAAAAGAAGTAGATTTTCTACTGTcgtaaaaacaaacagctttaacATACCATGACATATTATCTGTTTTACAACCCCGCAGTGGATTAATCACCATGAATTTGTTGAGGCAGTGACTGGGCACGCAGGGGTGAAGCATGTCTTCGATACAGTACACAGGAGACGCAACCCAACAGTAAGACCTCTGTCCAGCTACTGTAATTACTCTGCAGGGTGTACTTTGGCACAGCTGTGCTTTGCACTAAATGATATtttcagcatgttaacataatgATGTTTCATGTACATCCTCTGGGAATCAGTGATTGGTCTGTCAATTAagtgttttgacatttgacagatGAAATAGAAATGTCGATGGATGATGGAGGCTCTAGAGGAGAAGTTAGGGGATCACCAGTCAGTTggattcatcctcaggggacCATTAATGTCTCTACAAGATGTCATAGCAGTGCGTTTAATAATCAGCCATGCCACTAGCACCGTTTTCTACCAAAACTTTCAGCATTTATATCTCATTTTATGCATCATCAAGTTATATCCgaagctgtattttttttcatgatcTATTCATCAGCATGCCATTACAACCCTCAATAAATGTTTAAGTGAACAAAATTAGCTTTCTGGAGGAGAGCCCATTTCAGTTAGAGAAACTTCATTCAATTGACCCTTTATAACAAATAGCTATGAAGTTAAGCAGGAAACGCTCAGCTCTTTGAGGGAGCTCTCACTGAATTCAAGCAGCAAATCTGCTGAGAAAGAACTAATTTACAGGAGG contains the following coding sequences:
- the zfand2a gene encoding AN1-type zinc finger protein 2A isoform X2, producing the protein MEFPDLGEHCSEKTCKRLDFLPMRCDACQEIFCKDHITYANHKCMSSYKKDVQVPVCPLCNIPIPIKRGEMPDIKVGEHIDRDCKSDPAQRKRKIFTNKCSKGGCKQKEMMRVTCDQCHLNYCLKHRHPLDHDCKTDGKPLSKPGHAASMRAQGASSTSASGSSSSSSGHSRPVSNGVSANTRGHNSGSTQRIPTSISAQNVIPPSASFQAGLTEEQALQRALEMSLADSRQTVQPTLSPQEQEDLALAQALAASEEEYRRQQQRQQVPGKLSRQ
- the zfand2a gene encoding AN1-type zinc finger protein 2A isoform X1, which produces MEFPDLGEHCSEKTCKRLDFLPMRCDACQEIFCKDHITYANHKCMSSYKKDVQVPVCPLCNIPIPIKRGEMPDIKVGEHIDRDCKSDPAQRKRKIFTNKCSKGGCKQKEMMRVTCDQCHLNYCLKHRHPLDHDCKTDGKPLSKPGHAASMRAQGASSTSASGSSSSSSGHSRPVSNGVSANTRGHNSGSTQRIPTSISAQNVIPPSASFQAGLTEEQALQRALEMSLADSRQTVQPTLSPQEQEDLALAQALAASEEEYRRQQQRQQGRESKQSNCSLS